DNA sequence from the Amycolatopsis sp. Hca4 genome:
GGGATCAAGGTCGTCGACCTCTCGCGCATCCTCGCCGGGCCGTACTGCACCCAGTACCTCGGCGAGATGGGTGCGGACGTGGTCAAGGTCGAGCCGCCGGGCCACGGCGACGACACCCGCGGCTGGGGACCGCCGTTCGTCGGCGACGAGGCCGTCTACTACCTCGCGGCGAACCGGAACAAGCGCGGGATCGTGCTCGACCTCAAGAGCGACCGCGGCCGCGATGCCCTCCGGCGGCTGGTCGCCGGGGCCGACGTGCTCGTCGAGAACTTCCGGCCGGGGACGCTGGAGAAGTGGGGCATCGGCTACGAGGAGCTGTCCGCGCTGAACCCGCGGCTGATCCACGTGTCGATCACCGGGTTCGGGCAGACCGGCCCGTACCGCGACCGCGCCGGGTACGACCTGGTGGCGCAGGCCATGGGCGGCGTGATGTCGCTGACCGGCGAGCCGGACGGCGGGCCGGCGAAGGTCGGGCTGCCGGTGGCCGACCTGAACGCGGGGACGTGGGCGATCATCGGCGTGCTGATGGCGTTGCAGGCCCGGCACACGACCGGCCGCGGCCAGTACCTCGACGTGTCCCTTTTGGACAGTCAGCTGGCCTGGCACGTGTACGCCGCGGGCGCGGTGTTCCACGACGCGCCCCGCCCGCGCCGGATGGGCTCGGCGCACCCGAGCATCGTCCCGTACCAGGGCTACCACGTCGCCGACGGCTGGCTGGTCATCGCGGTCGGCAGCGAGAAGCTGTGGCACGCGTTCTGCGGGGTGCTGGGCCTGGACATCGCGGCCGACCCGCGGTTCTCCTCGAACGCCCTGCGCGCTGCCCACCGGGACGAGCTGAACGCGCTGCTGGAACCGGTGCTCCTGACCCGCCCGGCGGCGGAGTGGATGAAGGCGTTCGACGCGGCGGGCATCCCGGCGGCGCCGGTCAACGAGGTCGACGACGTCTACGCGGACCCGTGGGTCCAGGCGCGCGAGCAGGTGGTCCGGCTGCCGCACCCGACGCTGGGGACGTACGTGGGCACGGGCTTCCCGGTGAAGGCGTCGGACACCCCGGCGCGGCCGACGTCCGCCCCGCCGACCCTGGGCCAGCACACCGCGGAGGTGCTCGCCGAGCTGGGTTACTCGCCGGCGGAGATCGCGGAGTTCCTGGACTGACCGGCCGGTTTCCCGAGGCGAACTGTGCACGATGGAGTGGTCGCTTTCGGCGCTTCGCCCTGGTAGGGATGGGGGCAGGAGCGAGGAGGACCGATGTCAGCACAGCACGCCCTGTGGCACCCGTTCGCCGACATGGGCGCGGTCGACAGCGACCGGATGGTCATCACCCGAGGCGAGGGCTCGTACGTCTGGGACGAAGCGGGCCGCAGGTACTTCGACGCGACGGCGTCGCTCTGGTACGCGAACTTCGGCCACGGCCGTCCGGAGATCACCGAGGCCGTCTCCCGCCAGCTGGGGGCGCTCGACTCGTGGAACCTGTTCGGCTACAACGCGAACCGCCCGGCGATCGAGCTGGCGGACCGCGTCGCGGCCCTGGCGCCGGAGCCGGGGTCGAAGGTGTTCTTCGGTTCCGGCGGCGGCGACGTCATCGACACGGCGGTGAAGCTGGCCCGGGCGTACTTCGTGCAGACAGGCCGTCCGGAGAAGGTCCACGTGATCGGCCGCGCGCAGGGCTACCACGGAACGCACGGCTTCGGCACGGCGGTCGGCGGCATCCCGGCGAACGCGGCGGGCGTCGGCCCGCAGCCGCCGGAGTTCTCGCACGTCCCGTACGACGACGCGGCCGCGCTGGAGGCGGAGATCCTGCGGGTGGGCGCCGCCCGCGTCGCGGCGTTCTTCTGCGAGCCGGTGATCGGCGCGGGCGGCGTGCTGCTGCCGCCGGAGGGCTACCTCGAGGAGGTGGCGGCGATCTGCCGCCGGCACGAGGTGCTGTTCGTGGCGGACTGCGTGATCGCGGCTTGGGGCCGGCTGGGGACGTGGTTCGGGATCGACCGGTGGCCGGTCAAGCCGGACCTGATCACGACGGCGAAGGGCATCACGGGCGGAACGGTCCCGCTGGGAGCGCTGGTGGTGGCACCGGAGGTGGCGGCGCCGTTCTTCACGGGCAAGCCGGGAGCCCCGATCTTCCGCCACGGACCGACGTACGCGGGCCACCCGGTGGCCTGCGCGGCGGGGCTGGCAACGTTGGACATCTACGAGCGCGAAGGCTTGATCCCGCGAGGCCGCGAGCTGGAGAAACCCCTGGCGGACGCGGTATCGGGGGTCAGTGGGCACGCGTTGGTGGCGGAGGTCCGTGCGGGCGTGGGCTTCCTGGCGGCGGTGGAGCTGAAGGCGGAGATCGTGGACGCGGACCCGGGAGCCCCGGTGAAGCTGCAGCGGGCGTGCCGCGACGAGGGCGTGATCGTCCGGAACCTGGGCCGGGGCGTGGCGGTTTCGCCGCCATTGGTGGCGGCGGAACCGGAGCTGGACCTCCTGGCGGCGGCCCTGCCGAAGGCTTTGGACCGCTTGGCGGCGCAGGTCTGAGCTCGCGCCGGTGGCGCTGGCGTGATTGCGCCCGGGACTCGTGATCGAGCCCGGATCTCGCGTGATCGAAGCCGGAATTCGCGTGACCGGGCCCCGATCTCACCTGCCGGGCCGGCGGCGGCCCCCAGCCCGCCGCCGGCCCGGCAGGCTCGGCTCAAGAAACGCAGAACTCGTTCCCCTCCGGGTCGGCCATCGTCACCCAGCTGTGCGGCCCCTGCCGCCCCCGCCACAGGAACTCCGCCCCGCGCGCCTTCAGCTTCTCGACCGTTGCCTCGACGTTGTCCGCGCCCACCCACACATCCACGTGGACGCGGTTCTTCACCGTCTTCGCCTCCGGTACTTCCTGGAAGAGGATCCGCCGCGGTGGCCCGTCCGGTGGCGAGTCCGGGTGGCGGATCCCCGCTCCGGTGCGCCACACCAGCGACCCCCGGTAGGTGCGGGTCTCCTCCTCCTTGGCATACCCCTTCGCGATCATCTCGCGGACGAAGCCCTCGTCCGTCGGCTCCACGGACCAGCCGAGCGTCTCGGCCCACCAGTCGGCGAGCACGTGCGGGTCGGCCGCATCCACCACTACCTGGAAGTCATACGCCATACCGGCACATTAACGACCGAGTCCGACATTTTCCGGAGCATCGGGTCCTCGGGCACGACCGTGAAGCGCCACTTGTCCACGCCGCCGCCCATGATCTCGGCGTACCGGCGGGCGCCGTCGGCGTTGGCGAAGCGGACCTGCTGGCCGTTCGTCAGGTGGGTGATCTTGACCGCCACTACTACCTCCCGAAGTTGGTGGGCCGGCCCTCGGAGCTTCCCCCTCCGGGACCGGCAGGCACAGTAGAACACATGTTCGACCGACCGCGCCAGTCTCTCCCCCAACTAGGGGACCGAAGAAAGAAACCGCAGGTCAGAGCGGTCGGATCATGGCGACACGCGGCCAGGTGTCGAGGCCGCGGGCGGCTTCGGCGCGGCGGATCGAGCGCAGTCCGGCGCCGATTTCCGCGTCCGGGATCACCCGGAACCGCAGCCGCTCGTAGTACGGCGCGTTCCACGGCACGGATTCGAACGTCGTCAGCGTCAACGCCGGCAGCCCGCACTCGGCCGCCCACTCCGCCAGGGTCTCGATCAGCGCGCGGCCGATGCCCCGCCGCGCGTGGGACGGCCGGACCGAGACCTGCTCGATGTGCGCGCACCCGTCGACGACGTCCGCGACGAGGTAGCCCACCGGCCGGTTTTCGGCGTCGACGCTCACCCACGCGCGCCCGGCCGACTGGTACGCCGCCAGTTCCGCCACCGATCCCGGGTCGTCGTCGGCGATCGCGGCCATGCCGACCTCGCGGAACAGGGCGCCGGCCTCGACTTCGACGTCGACGAGCGCGGGCAGGTCCTCGGGGTGCGCGAGCCGGATCACGCAGGCAGTTCTACGCGCCCGCGCGGGTTTCTCACAGCGAATAAGACGAGATCGCCCGCTGGATGCGGACCGCGTACTCCTGCAGCGCGGTGATGGCCGCCTGCCGGGCCTCTTCGGTGATCCGGGCGGCCGGGCCGGCCAGGCTCAGCACCGTGGGCCGCCTGCCGATCGTCTGCACCGGCACCGAACACGCCCAGACGCCTTCGTCGAGCTCGCCGGAGCTGACCGCGTACCGGTTCTCCAGCGCCCACTTCAGCTCGTCGCGCACCGCGGCGCCGCGCTCTTCGACGATCGCCGCCCAGCGCCGTTCCCGCTCGATCTCCGGCAGCAGCGCGAGCAGCATCTTGCCGGACGCGCCCACCCCGAGCGGCAGCGAATGCCCCGGCTCGAACGTGAACCGCATGGCGCGGTCGCACTCGACGCGGTCCGCGCACACCGCGGCGTCGCCGAACCGCTGGAACAGCATCACCGTCTCGCCGAGCTCCCGCGCGGCTTCCTCCATCGACGGCCGCGCCAGCCGGACCATGTCGTTCGCCAGCTGCGCGGCCCGCGCCAGCGGCATCACCTGGCTGGTCAGGTGGTAGTGGCCGGCGCGGCCCTCCTCGAGCAGCTGCAGCTCCTTGAGGAGGGCCACGTACCGGTATGTCGTCGCCACCGGGGTGCCGATCGTCGCGGCCAGCTCGGCGACGCTCGCCTCCCACCGGCGCTCCGAAAAGGCCAGCAGCAGCTGGAGAACCTTGCGGGAACTGCTGGCTCCCGGGGTGCGGCGCGGTGAAGTGGTGGCGGAACCGTCGGCGGTGCTGACGGCAGGCGTCATCGTAGCCCTCTCGGTGAGACAAAAACTACCTTCGCTATCACACGGGGTGAATAAATTAGCACGTAGTGTGAAAGGAAGGCCAGCAATAGGCCCGGAAAAAGGCCATCACCGCCGCACCGAGGTCACATCGTGAGAAACTCGCCCGGTTTCGTCACCACCGGTGACTCGACGTAGAGCCCGCGGTACTCGTCCTGGATCCCGGAGTTGTGCACCTGCAGCGCGAGCGGGCCGACGCGCCCCGCGGTCTTGTCGGTGAACCGCAGCACTTCGACGCCCTTGCAGGTGATCGCCGTGCCGCTGAGCGGGCAGCAGGCCATCCGCGCGACCCCGGTGGCGGCGTCGCCGATCAGCTCGCACTGGGCCCACTTCTTGATGTCGATCGTGGTGTGCGGCAGCTGCTGGAACAGTTTCCCGCCGCCGTTGTTGTGCCCCGGCCGGTAGTCCCAGTGTCCGCCGTTCGGCGGCTGGAACTGGATCGCGCTCAGCGCGTCGCGGATCGGATCGGTGGTGCCCCAGATCAGCACGGTCGGTTTGTGGTTGCCCTTGACCTGCCGCACGCTGAATATCCACCGAAACGTGCCGACCTGCTGTTTGTTGTAGTACAACCAGCCGCGCGCGGTGCCATTGCCGTGGATGACGCCGTTCTTCGCCGACCAGAGCCCGTCTTTCGACGAGGTCCACCCGCCGAGGCCGGTGCCGTCGAACATCGGCACCAGATTCGGGTCACCGTAGGGGTTGTCCGCGGCGGACGCGGTGGGGGCCATGGCCGAGGCCACGACGATCCCCGCGACCAGCACAGCGAAGAGCTTCCGGAACATCCTGCCGTCCTCTCGTGAACGCGAACTGCGGTCGAGGGTTTCGGACGGCGAACTGAACGCTACGAGCGTTGCCGGTGAGCCGTCAACCGCGGTCCCGGTCACCGGTGAGGAACGGGGTCAGCAACCCGGGGACGGCCCGGTCGGCGAGCGCCAGCCCGTCGGCCTCGCCGACGTCGGGCACCGCGTACTTCCCCTTGCCCGCGGCCACCGGCGCGATCAGCGTGACCAGCCCGGCCCGGCGCTGGAAGTACGAGCGCTCCACGACGATCCCGGTCATCCCGTCGCAGCGGACCGCCGCTGTGCCGCGGTCCAGCGACCCCGACCGCGTCACGAGGTAGCGGCCGGTGAGCGCGTGACCGAGGCCGCGGTAGCGGTCCCAGCCGACGAGCGCGGCGAACGGCACGAGCACGAGCGCGACCTGCCACGGCCAGTCCGGCAGCGCGCCGAGCCACGCCAGGCCGTAGAGCGCCGCGGCGAACAGCAGCACGCTGAAGACGGCCCGGGACAGCCGCCGGTACAGCGCCCGGCGCGGGTGGCGCACCAGCGGCGTCGCCACCGGGTCCTCGCCCAGGACGTCGGCGACGACTTCGTGCGCACGTGCCAGCGGCGCCGGCGGCAGCAGCAGGCTGCCGCCCTTGTCGGCGCTCTTGCCTTCCCGCAGGCCGGCGGCGATGGCGACGCAGCGGGCGCCGCCGGCCAGCCGCAGCGGCAGCGGCTCGCGGATTTCGGCGCCGCGCAGGCGGTCCTCCTCGATCGACACCGACCGCGTGGTGATCAGCCCGCGCCGGATGTGCAGCGTCCCGGCGGGCTCGCGGGTGAGCCGGAAGTTCCAGAACGACAGCACGTACCCGCCGACCGACAGCAGCGCGACGAGCACCAGCAGCCCGACGGCCGCGAGCACCAGGCTCACCCACACCGGGGTGTCGGCGAAGTGCCCGACGACCGCCTGGACCAGCGAGAACTGGATCGGGTCGAAGTGCAGCTCGTGCGCGAAGTGGTAGACCGTGCCGACGGCGGCACCGACCACGGCCAGCCCGGACAGCGTGAACGGCGCGTACCGCAGCCACCGCTTGTCGACCGCGGCGATCAGCTGCTCCTGAGGCGCGGCGGTGGCTTCCTCAGGGGCGGCGGCCTCGGCCTTGCGGTGCAGCAGCAGCGTCCGCAGCCGCTGGGCCTCGGCGATGGTGACGGCGTCCAGGACGAGTTCGTCCTTGCCCGGCCCCTTCCCATGCGAGTGGCGTCCGGTGCCGATCCGCGCGGCGGCCAGCGAGAAGAGCCGGTGCTTGGGCTCGGAGGTGACGTCGACCGTGCGGATCCGGTCGCGCGGAACGGCCCGGTGCTTCCGCGAAAGCAGCCCCGTGCGCCACTCGACCTGCGACTCGGTGATCCGGTAGCGCGAGGTGAGCACGTGCGAGACACCGGTGAACACGGCGATCGCGGTGAACACGAGGCCGACCCACTGCCACGGTTCGCCGTGGCCGAACAGCAGCGCGCCGGCCAGCACCGGCAGCGACTTCACCAGGTCCAGCACGGGCCGGATGAGCAGCATCCGCCGGTCGAGGTGGTGCCACGGCGCGTCCTGCGTGCCCTCGGCGGGCGGCGTGACGGCGGGTTCGGTGCTCTCCGCGGCTTCGGTGGGGGTCACGTCGCGTCCCCGCGGACGGCCTGGGTCGTCTTCGTGAGCTCGTCGGCCAGTACGAGCGCGCGGTCGTGCGCCAGGCCCGAGATGCGCAGCGGGCCGGCCGCGGACGCCGTCGTCACGGTGATCTTCGCCAGCCCGAACAGCTGCTCGAACGGGTCGCGCTCGATGTCGACGGTCTGGATCCGCGAAACCGGCGCGATCCGCCACTCCTGCTTCAGCCAGCCGGACTGCGTGTAGACGGCCTCCTCGGTGACCTCCCAGCGGTGCACGCGGTAGCGCCACTGGGGCATCACGATCAGGTGCAGCGGGCCGAGCACGCAGGAGAGCACCAGCGTCACGGTCAGGAACTCCGGCGCGTCGTCGCTGGTCACCACGATGAGCGTCTGGACGCCGAGCAGGATGATCCACAGGATCGAGGCGGTCACCGTCCAGTAGCCGATGGCCCGGCGGCTGACCCGGTGCGCCGGCGGCCGCAGCCGCAGCGCCGTGTTCGTGGTGTGTTCGCTCACCGCTCAAGCGTGCCCGATCAGGGCCTTGCCTGCCCACGACACTTGTCACGAAGGCGATCCGAACCGGCCTCGAACGCGTGGCGTTACGATCGGCGACACCGTCGGCGGAATGGAATCCCACCCGGGGTGTGTTGTGCTTGACGGATTGGTGTAGCAGAGACCAGGAGGACCCGGTGGGATTCGATCCCGACGACCTGTACGAGGTGGACTCGGACGTCCCCGACCTGACCGGAGCGGTGCTGCTGCACCACTTCGAGGGGTTCATGGACGCGGGCTCGGCGGGCCGTCTGCTGGCCGAGCACCTGCTGGGCGGCGAGCACCGGGTGATCGCCCGCTTCGACGTCGACCGGCTCATCGACTACCGCTCGCGGCGGCCGACGATGACCTACGCGGTCGACCACTGGGAGGACTACGACGCGCCCGAACTGGTCGTGCACCTGCTGCACGACACCGACGGCACGCCGTTCCTGCTGCTGTCCGGCCCGGAGCCGGACCACGACTGGGAGCGGTTCTCCGCGGCGGTCCGCAACCTCGTCGAGCGCTGGGGCGTCCGGCTGACCGCGGGCTTCCACGGCATCCCGATGGGCGCGCCGCACACCCGCCCGCTCGGCGTCACCGCACACGCGACCCGCAAGGACCTGGTCGGCGACAACCAGCCGCTGCCGAACCGGCTGCAGGTCCCGGGCAGCCTGGCCGCGCTGCTGGAGTACCGCTTCGGCGAGTGGGGCCACGACGCGATGGGCTTCGCGGCGCACGTGCCGCACTACCTCGCGCAGTCGACCTACCCGGCGGCGTCGCTGATCGTGCTCGACGCGCTGAGCCGCGCGACCGGGCTGAGCCTGCCGGAGGGCGAGCTGCGCACGGCCGCCGACCTGGCCGACGCCGAGATCAACCGCCAGGTCGCCGAGTCCGACGAGATCGCCGACGTCGTCCGCGCCCTGGAGCGGCAGTACGACACGTTCATCGAGGCCTCCGACCGCGGCAGCCTGCTGGCGGAGTCGGTCGAGCACATGCCGACGGCGGAGGAACTCGGTTCCCAGTTCGAGCGGTTCCTGGCCGAGCAGAACGGCGGCGACGGCACCGAGCGCTGATGACGCGCTACGACGAGATCGGCATCGGCTACGCGGCGGGGCGGCGGACCGACCCGCGCTGGCTGGCGCCGGTGCTCGCCGCGCTGGGGCCGGCGGCTTCGGTGCTGGACGTCGGCTCGGGGACGGGGTCGTACGAGCCGCCGTCGCGGCGGGTGGTCGCGGTCGAGCCGTCGGTGGCGATGATCCGGCAACGCCCGCCCGGGGCCGCGCCGGTCGTGCGGGCGGTCGCCGAGGCGCTGCCGTTCCCCTCGGGCGCGTTCGACGCCGCGCTGGCGGTGTTGACCGTGCACCACTGGCCCGACTGGCGCGCCGGCCTCGACGAGCTGCGCCGCGTGGCGGGCCGCCGGGTGGTGCTGGCGTACGACACGGCCCGGCACAGCGACTTCTGGTTCGTGCGGGAGTACGTGCCGGAGGTGGCGTTCCTCGAGCGGTCGAGGCCCTCGGCGCCGGAGATCGCGGAGCACCTGGGTGCGGTGTCGGTAGTGCCGCTGCCGGTGCCGTGGGACTTCACGGACGGCGTGTTCCCGGCGTACTGGCGCCGCCCGGAGGCGTACCTCGACCCGGCGGTCCGGCGATCGTGTTCGGCGTTGGCCCAGACCTCGCCGGAGGCGGTTGCACGGGGGATCGCGCGGCTGCGGGCGGACTTGGAGTCGGGACACTGGCAGGCGGACCACGCGGAGCTGCTGGACCTGCCGGAGTGGGACGCGGGGTTCCGGCTGATCGTGGCGTAGGGCTCACCACTCGCTGCGCGCGAGCTTCCCGACGCCTTCCGCCGTGTCGCGGAACCCGGCCTCGCCCAGGACCGCCCGCAGCCGCGCGTTGAACTCCTCGATCGCCGGGCCGACCCGGACCAAAGCCTCTTCGCCGGCCGCCGCCAACCGCAGCACCACCGCCCGGTGTTCGTGCGGGTGCGGCTGCTTCGCGACCAGGCCCGCGTCGACGAGCCGGGTCACCATCGCGGTCACCGCCGACTCCCGCTGGCCCAGCTGCTCCGCCACCTCGCGCTGGGTCGAGCCCTCGCCGATGGCGAAGAGCGCTCCGAGCTGGGCCGTGGTGATGCCGGCCGCGGACAGGCAGCGGCGGTCGGCCGCCACGCGAAGCCGGTGGGCGGCTTGCTGGAGCAGGAAGAACAGGCGCTGATCGGGTTCCGGCACGTGCCGATCTTGACAGGCGGGGCGGCTCAGCGCCATGCTCACTTCACTAGTGAAGTGGGGGTGGGTCGTGCTCGATTTCGCGGCAGCGCGCGCAGGTCTGGCCAGCCAGCCGTTCAGCAGGCTCCTCGGCGCCCGCCTGACCGAGTTCGGCGACGGCGCGGCCACCCTCGAACTGGACATCCGCGAAGAACTCCACCAGCAGAACGGTTACGTCCACGGCGGCGTGCTCGCCTACGCCGCCGACAACGCGCTGACCTTCGCCGCCGGCACCGTCCTCGGCCCGGCGCTGCTCACCGCCGGCTTCACGATCGACTACCTCCGGCCCGCGGTCGGCGAGGTCCTGCGCGCCCGCGCCGTCGTCGTGCAGGCCGGGCGGTCGCGGGCCACCTGCCGCTGCGAGCTGTACACAGTGGACGGAGAGACCGAGCCGGTCCTGTGCGCCGCCGCGCAGGGGAGTGCTCGGCGGAAAGGCTAACCGTGGCAGCCTTCTTCGTTCAGCGGTCCGAACGACGGCAGCACCAACCCGCACAGATAACCGTCGATCCACCGGCCGTTCCCCGCCAGGTTCGTCCCCAGCCGGACGAACGGGGCGAACGCGCGGAGCCCCGCGGCCAGCGCGTCCTGGTTGCGCTGCAGCATCGACGTCAGCTGGTCGAGCTCGGTGAGCAGCGGGGCGACCCGGGACTCGCCGATCAGCCCGGACACCTCCGACGACAACCGCCGTGAGCCGTCGAGCAACGTGGTGATCGCCGCCTCGCGGCTGCTTATCGAGGCGAGCAGCTCGTTGCCGTCTTCGATGAGGCGGCGCACCGCCGCGTCGCGGTCCACCAGCGTCTGCGAAACCACCCGCGTGTTGCCCAGCAACGACCTCAGCTGCCGGTCGCGGGAGGCGAGGGAGTCCGACAGCCGCGAGAGCCCGGTCAACGCGGCGCGGACGCTCTGCGGCGTGTCCGCCAGCGTCGCCGACAGCGTGTCGAAGCTCTTCGCCAGCCGCGCGGTGTCGATTCGGTCCACTGTGGACGAGAGGTCGCCGAACGCCGCGAGGATGTCGTAGGGCACCGTGGTGCGGGAGCGCGGGATGGGCGATCCCGGGTCGAGCGTGCCCTCGCCCTGCGGGTCGAGGGCGAGGTACTTCTGGCCCAGCACGGTCTTCAGCCGGATCGCCGCGGTCGTCGCGTCGCCCAGCCAGGCTCCCTTGGCCCGGAACGAAACCAGCACGTGGTCGCCGCGCAGCCGCACGTCCGACACCCGGCCGACCTCGACGCCGGCGATGCGGACGTCGTTGCCCACCGCCAGCCCGGCCGCTTCGGCGAACTCGGCCGCGTAGGTCGTCCCGTCGCCGATCACCGGCAGGGACCGCGCGTTCAGCGCCGTCACCACGCCAAGGGCCAGCACGGCCAGCCCGGCGAGTGCCGTCCGGACCGGGGCGTCGGCAGCCCGAAGTGCTGACATGGCGTCAAGAGTGACCCACCTCACGTCGAGTCGCCAGTCGAGCCCCCCGATGAGAGGAATCGGGATATTCACGGTATTCGAGCGCGTTGGCCGCCCGGTCGGTCATCCAGGTGAAGATCCCGCCGAACAGCCGGGTGCTCAGCATCCGGTAGGCGCGGTTGCGGCTGCGGATCTTCGCGGCCGTGCGCGGCGCGAGGAAGTTGCCGGAGCCCTTGCCGTTCTTCTGCCCCACCGTGGCCGGCTTGCGCAGCCGCTGCTCGTACTTCGCGAACGCCGTCACGTGGTCGCCGCCGGCCGCCGCGAGTTCGCCGGCCAGCACCTGGGCGCCCATCATCGCGAGCCCGGTGCCGGACCCGCCGGGCCCGGCGCACCACGCGGCGTCGCCGAGCAGCACGACCCGGCCCTTCGACCAGCGGTCGAGGTGGATCTGGCTGATCGAGTCGACGTACAGGTCGTCGGCCGCGAGCAGCGCTTCGAGCAGCTTCGGTGTCTCCCAGCCGGTGTCCGCGAACAGCTGCGCGATCAGGGCCCGCTGCTCTTCCGGCGTCCGCCGGTGGAATTCGACGCCGTCGGCGGCGAAGACCAGGCTGACGTGCAACCGGTCCGGCAGCCGGTGGCTGCCCGCGGTGAGGCCGCGGCCCGGCTCGTTGTACATGACGCTGGCGTGGTCGAGCCCGAGGTGGTTGGGCGCGGTGTAGCCGGCGATGCCGAAGCCGAGGTCGCTCCGGAAGTCCCGCTCCGGCCCGAAGGCGGCGGCCCGCACCCCGGAGTGCACGCCGTCGGCCCCGACGACGAGGTCGAACTTCCGCGGCGCACCGCGGCGGAAGGTGACTTCGACGCCGTCCGCGGTTTCGGTGAGGCTCGTGACGCGGTCGCCGAAGACGTATTCGGTGTGGTCCGCGGTGTGCTCGTGGAGGATCCGCGCCAGGTCGCCGCGCAGGATCTCGACCTCGCCGCTCCACGCGGCACCGGGCACGGTCAGCACCGGACGGCCGTCGAGGCCGAGTACGGTCTGGTCGCCCATCGCCGTCTCGTACCGGCGGATTTCGTCGAGCACCCCCATCGCGGACAGCAGTTTCACCTGTTCACCGCGGAAGTCGACGGCTTGGCCGCCGGGTCGCAGCGCGGGCGCGGACTCGACGACGGTCACCCGGTAGCCGGCGCGGTGCAGCCAGTGGGCGGCGGACGGGCCGGCGATGCCCGCCCCGGAAACGAGCACGGTCTTGGTGGTCATCGGAAGGGTTCCTCTCGGTTCGGTCGGTGCCGACGCCGAGAGTGCGGGTGCCCGCTTACCGTCCTCGCACGGTCCGCTGACGGTTCGGTCAGTACGCCGCGGTTGCACTCGCTAACATGACCCGGGTGGACCGCGCCGCCGACGGCCGGATCCAGGAGGACGGCGACGAAGTCGTCGAGGCACGCATCCTGGATGCCGCTGCACACCTGATCGCCGAAGAGGGCTTCGGCCGGTTGAAGATCGGCGGCGTCTGCGCCCGCTCGGGCTACGCGCGGTCGGTCGTCTTCCAGCACTTCGGCGACAAGGACGGGCTCGGGGAACGGCTCGTCGAGCACGCCGTGGCGGCGTTCACCGACGCCTACAGCGAGGCCGTCGCGGCCCGCACCGGCTCGGCGAACGCGACGCCGATGGACATGCTGCGGGCGCTGCTGGACATCATCTTCGAGCTGATCCGCACGATGCCGACGCTCAACCAGGCCTTCCTGGCCCTCTGGGGCGACGCGGCGGCGGAGTACTCGGCGTTGCGCGGCGCGCTGACCGAGGCCGACCGCCGGTTCCGGTTCGCCATCGCGCAGACCGTGGCCAGCGGGGTCGCGGACGGCTCCATCACCGGTGTCCGCGACCCCGATTCGTACGCCTCGGCGTTGCTGGCCCAGCTGCGCGGGATCTCGATGCAGGCGTTGATCGACCCCGACGGCGTCGACCTGCGTGGCCTGCGCGCCGAACTCGAGCGCAGCGTCGATCGGCTGTCCGCCGGGTTCCGCGGCACGCTTTAAAGCGCGTACACGATGCTTCGCAGCACGATCACGCCGATGAAGACGAGCGTGAAGGCGAGGTCGAGTGAAATCCCGCCGATCCGCACCGGCCGCACGACCCGCCGCACCGGCCCGATCACCGGCTCGGTCGCGGCGTAGGCCAGGCCGCGGGCGCGCCGCGCCCACGGCGGGGTGTTGCCGACCACCGCGACCCAGTCCAGCACCATCCGCGCGACCAGTACCAGCAGGTACAGGCTCAGCGCGAACCCGAGCAGCGTCCCTAGCGCACCCATGGCCCCTCCGTTCTTCCTGCTCCGACAACGCACGGGACGGCCGTGGAGTGCCAGTTCTGTCCGGTTCTCAGGATTTCGACAGGATCGGGTGACGGCGCTCACGGGCGGTGGCGATCAGCCGAAGGTGACCACGAGCCGCCCGCCGGAGGCGAAGGACCACTTCACCGTGCCGGTGTAGGACGCGCACCGCGACCCGTT
Encoded proteins:
- a CDS encoding PH domain-containing protein, with amino-acid sequence MTPTEAAESTEPAVTPPAEGTQDAPWHHLDRRMLLIRPVLDLVKSLPVLAGALLFGHGEPWQWVGLVFTAIAVFTGVSHVLTSRYRITESQVEWRTGLLSRKHRAVPRDRIRTVDVTSEPKHRLFSLAAARIGTGRHSHGKGPGKDELVLDAVTIAEAQRLRTLLLHRKAEAAAPEEATAAPQEQLIAAVDKRWLRYAPFTLSGLAVVGAAVGTVYHFAHELHFDPIQFSLVQAVVGHFADTPVWVSLVLAAVGLLVLVALLSVGGYVLSFWNFRLTREPAGTLHIRRGLITTRSVSIEEDRLRGAEIREPLPLRLAGGARCVAIAAGLREGKSADKGGSLLLPPAPLARAHEVVADVLGEDPVATPLVRHPRRALYRRLSRAVFSVLLFAAALYGLAWLGALPDWPWQVALVLVPFAALVGWDRYRGLGHALTGRYLVTRSGSLDRGTAAVRCDGMTGIVVERSYFQRRAGLVTLIAPVAAGKGKYAVPDVGEADGLALADRAVPGLLTPFLTGDRDRG
- a CDS encoding PH domain-containing protein; this translates as MSEHTTNTALRLRPPAHRVSRRAIGYWTVTASILWIILLGVQTLIVVTSDDAPEFLTVTLVLSCVLGPLHLIVMPQWRYRVHRWEVTEEAVYTQSGWLKQEWRIAPVSRIQTVDIERDPFEQLFGLAKITVTTASAAGPLRISGLAHDRALVLADELTKTTQAVRGDAT
- a CDS encoding proteasome assembly chaperone family protein; translation: MGFDPDDLYEVDSDVPDLTGAVLLHHFEGFMDAGSAGRLLAEHLLGGEHRVIARFDVDRLIDYRSRRPTMTYAVDHWEDYDAPELVVHLLHDTDGTPFLLLSGPEPDHDWERFSAAVRNLVERWGVRLTAGFHGIPMGAPHTRPLGVTAHATRKDLVGDNQPLPNRLQVPGSLAALLEYRFGEWGHDAMGFAAHVPHYLAQSTYPAASLIVLDALSRATGLSLPEGELRTAADLADAEINRQVAESDEIADVVRALERQYDTFIEASDRGSLLAESVEHMPTAEELGSQFERFLAEQNGGDGTER
- a CDS encoding class I SAM-dependent methyltransferase, encoding MTRYDEIGIGYAAGRRTDPRWLAPVLAALGPAASVLDVGSGTGSYEPPSRRVVAVEPSVAMIRQRPPGAAPVVRAVAEALPFPSGAFDAALAVLTVHHWPDWRAGLDELRRVAGRRVVLAYDTARHSDFWFVREYVPEVAFLERSRPSAPEIAEHLGAVSVVPLPVPWDFTDGVFPAYWRRPEAYLDPAVRRSCSALAQTSPEAVARGIARLRADLESGHWQADHAELLDLPEWDAGFRLIVA
- a CDS encoding MarR family winged helix-turn-helix transcriptional regulator, which gives rise to MPEPDQRLFFLLQQAAHRLRVAADRRCLSAAGITTAQLGALFAIGEGSTQREVAEQLGQRESAVTAMVTRLVDAGLVAKQPHPHEHRAVVLRLAAAGEEALVRVGPAIEEFNARLRAVLGEAGFRDTAEGVGKLARSEW
- a CDS encoding PaaI family thioesterase is translated as MKWGWVVLDFAAARAGLASQPFSRLLGARLTEFGDGAATLELDIREELHQQNGYVHGGVLAYAADNALTFAAGTVLGPALLTAGFTIDYLRPAVGEVLRARAVVVQAGRSRATCRCELYTVDGETEPVLCAAAQGSARRKG
- a CDS encoding MCE family protein, whose amino-acid sequence is MSALRAADAPVRTALAGLAVLALGVVTALNARSLPVIGDGTTYAAEFAEAAGLAVGNDVRIAGVEVGRVSDVRLRGDHVLVSFRAKGAWLGDATTAAIRLKTVLGQKYLALDPQGEGTLDPGSPIPRSRTTVPYDILAAFGDLSSTVDRIDTARLAKSFDTLSATLADTPQSVRAALTGLSRLSDSLASRDRQLRSLLGNTRVVSQTLVDRDAAVRRLIEDGNELLASISSREAAITTLLDGSRRLSSEVSGLIGESRVAPLLTELDQLTSMLQRNQDALAAGLRAFAPFVRLGTNLAGNGRWIDGYLCGLVLPSFGPLNEEGCHG